The window GCCTTTACGTACTCGGAGGAGCTTCCGTCGAAAAAAGGCAGTTCCTCTCCGTCAATATCGACCGTGATGTTGTCAACGCCAAGTCCGTATATTGCCGCCAGAAGATGTTCGACGAAGGAGAGTTTGAACTGACCGTTCCTGATTATCACACGATTGGATTCCACGGACGCGTTGCGTACCTTTGGTTTGAAATCGAGCGCCGGATTCATATCCACCCGCCTTAAAACGACACCAGTACCGGGTTCGGCAGGCGACAACCAGAGCGTCGTCACCCCCTTAGCCCACAGGGTATTTCCCGAAAGCCTTATCTTTTTCTTAATTGTTCTCTGCTTCTTCATTATCTTTCCGATACGCTTCTCAAGAGCCTTGCCTGCGCACGCATAGTAAGCCGGTGCGGTCTTGCAGGTATGCCCGAAACGCATGCTCCGGGCTCTATGTCTTTGAAAACAGCAGACTTAGCGAGTACAACAGCGCCTTTGCCGATCCTTACGTGGTCCTTAACGCCCACCTGACCTGCAAGAATCACGTCATCCTCAAGCACGGAAGAGCCTGCTATTCCGCACTGTCCGGTTATGATGCATCTTTTCCCGACCTTCACGTTGTGAGCGATGTGCACGAGGTTATCAATCTTGGTACCCTTGCCTATCCTTGTTTCTCCGATTGCGGCCCTGTCGATGGTCACGCCAGCCGCTATCTCCACGTCATCCTCGATAACGACTGTTCCGAGCTGCGGGATGTGGAAGTGGTTGCCTTGCTCGTCGGCTGCATAGCCGAAACCCTCTGAACCTACCACCGAGCCTGCCCCGATGGATACATTCCTGCCTACAATGCACCTTTTGTGGATGGTCGCGTTGGGACCTATTGTGCAGTCAGCTCCGACGCTCGCGAAAGGTCCGATGTAGGTAAAAGGCAGAATGGTCGCCGAAGGGTCAACCCTGGCGCTTTTCGAGATGAATGCGAGCGTTCGTTCGGCTTCTTCATCCCGCTTTTCCGCAAACGCCTGAAGGGCTTTAGCCCATCCGAGCCGCACGTTGGCAACGACTATGAGGGAGCGTGCTCTGAAACTTGTCGGGCTGAGGGACGTTATCACGCAGCCGGCAATGGATG is drawn from bacterium and contains these coding sequences:
- a CDS encoding UDP-3-O-(3-hydroxymyristoyl)glucosamine N-acyltransferase, whose amino-acid sequence is MPTTAFLNKLAGGELLGDGSLEIVSPSSFAEAGGSELTFYEGKDAQALAASIAGCVITSLSPTSFRARSLIVVANVRLGWAKALQAFAEKRDEEAERTLAFISKSARVDPSATILPFTYIGPFASVGADCTIGPNATIHKRCIVGRNVSIGAGSVVGSEGFGYAADEQGNHFHIPQLGTVVIEDDVEIAAGVTIDRAAIGETRIGKGTKIDNLVHIAHNVKVGKRCIITGQCGIAGSSVLEDDVILAGQVGVKDHVRIGKGAVVLAKSAVFKDIEPGACVSGIPARPHRLTMRAQARLLRSVSER